GGAACGCGGATTTTGTTTCACCTCAGACCGTCCCGCTTTTATGGGTTTTTTTGTGATGGTCATGAGCAGAGAAGAGGTTTTGAATACATTTTTTACTATCCTGTCTTCAAGGGAGTGGAATGAGATAACGCCTATCCTTCCCTGAGGAGCAAGCACATCGGCCGCATCTGTAATGCCGGTGGTGAGGTTTTTTAACTCGCTATTTACCTCTATTCTAATTGCCTGAAAGGC
This portion of the Pseudomonadota bacterium genome encodes:
- the mraW gene encoding 16S rRNA (cytosine(1402)-N(4))-methyltransferase gives rise to the protein AFQAIRIEVNSELKNLTTGITDAADVLAPQGRIGVISFHSLEDRIVKNVFKTSSLLMTITKKPIKAGRSEVKQNPRSRSAKLRVAERE